The Prosthecobacter vanneervenii DNA segment ATTACTGGGGTGATGCATTTGGAACAAAACCTGAGCTGTCGATTGGCAGAACCAATGTGGTGTCAGGCGCAGAGATGCTCCGACGCCTTCAAAAACTTTCGCCAGGTGCCAGCATCGCCGAGATTGCCACACTTTACAACAATGTTAATGCCGACAAGGTATCCGACTATGGCGCACGAGTCGCCCAGATATATAAAGACAAACCATGGGAAATTCTCACGAAGCAAGCACCACAAAAAGAAAGCCTTAAATGATCAAGAAAATCGTTTTTTGCATGGGCTCGTTGCTCGCGTTGGCTCTAGGCGGTCTTGCAGTGTGGGCGGGATCACGAGACAATAATCAGGGTGAGTATTTCGACCCCGTGAGCGGCCAGTGGGACCGATGGTTTGTGGCGCAGCATTTCATCTGGCCGGTCGCACTGTGGCTGCTGGTATTTGCGTTGTTTGGCGGGTTCAGGCAGCAGGTGAGGAAATAAACCCTGCTGCTGATCATGACTTGCGGTTTACCTCCTGCGGACGGCTTTCCCATCCCGCGAAAGCGCCTTCTTACACCACCACAAAGAAGGACAAAATACTTGCGTCTGGCAGATCGAACCCAAGAGCTTGTGCATGGCCTTTCTATTCTCATCTTCACACCTGCCTGCCTCCCGCGTCCGCCGGCCTGACCTGGAGGAGGATTGAACAGGGTGCCGACAGGACGGCTGATGATCGAAAAGCTGTCCACGGTGGCAGATAAAATCCAGGTCTGCATGGCGCTGTCCGGAAAAAGCTACATTGACAACCATGGTGTCTTCCGCGTGCGGAGGGATATTGATCCAACGACACTGGGACACGAATTTCAACACCTTGGAGAAATGCTGTTTGGAACCGAAGATCCCTTTATCAAGGTGTCACACCCTTCCGATGCGACCGCTTATCCAGGAACGGGAAACATGGGCAAGGAGTTCCGCGCGATGAGAATCCAAAATCAACTGCTGCTTGAACGAGCCAGAATGATGCGAATCATTCCGCTGCTGAACCAGCATTACTATTTCGATGACAAAACCAAATACCCCATTCCCGGCGGGCCCCTTCCACCGCCTCCTCCGCAGCCGCTTCCTGTCATCCGCCATCCTTTTTCGTGAGCCGCACCGTGCTGATGCCACGCGCAGCCTGATCCGCGCCTGCCACCTTCTGGTGCTAACGGCCCTTTTGTTCTGCACAGGATGCAGCATCTTCAAACCAAAGAGCGGCGGCGAACTGCCATCCGAGGCTGCACTGGCAGAACTGAGCAAAGCCCCACTAAAGCCAGACACCCTCAAGATGAGTGTGGGCGGCTTTTTCAAGCATCTGGAGGAGAAGCGCTTTTCCAGCAGGGGCGTGATGCTGCGCATGATCGTCCCTCCTTCTGCCGCTGAAAATCTGGCGGATGTGATGAAGCGACCCTGTGCGGAACTGGCCCTGTCTCCCTCCAGCCTGGCCACGGAAGGCGCGCTCTTTGACGAGCTCCTCATGAGCATCTCTGGGCAGCACCCTCAATATGACGGCCTGACAGTCTTTGTGCGGTGCTTCGACACCACTCATTATCCGAGCTACTACATCGGTCATTCGGAGAAGGAGAAATGAAAAAAATGAGCCTGGTGACCAGTCGTGGCGGAAAGCTGCAGCGGAATGATTGATCTTCAGGGGATGCCCCCTCATGCCGTGCAGCGATGACGACAGGCCATCAATGCTTGCAAACACCCCCAGCACCGTTAGCCGCACACATGCACGGTACAGGCATTCGACCATCCACGATGGCTAATACCACAGACTACCACATAAAGCACTTGCGTCTGGCAGACCAGACACAGGAGCTTGGGCATGGCCTTTCTATTCTCATCCTCGCACCTGCCTGCCTCCCGTGTCCGCCGTCCTGACCTGGAGGCTGACGATGATCATGATGAAAACCCGGAGGCGATGCCGCGCAGCGGCGGGGTGCGGGCCAGCAGCCACCTGGAGGGGCGCATGCCGGAGCCTGAGACCGAACGCAGCAGTGGCGGCTCCCCTGCCCCGCGCAGCAGCGGTGCCGGCATCGACTGGATGGGCAGGCTGAAGGAACTGGCGGAGCAGCAACCGCAGCGCAGGACAGGGGCAGACAGGGCAAAATTATCTGAATGAGCTTCTAAAATCTCTTGGCAAAGGATCAAAGATCACGATTGATGCCGTGACAGGCCCCATGAACAACCGATCCAACTCCTTTGAGGGCGAGCTCATTCAGGCCCAACCAATCCCCTAGACCATGCATCTCACATTCATGCGGTTCTTGCTGGTGGCCTTGGTTTTACTGGAGGCTGGCATGCGTTTTTCCTTCGCTGAAGAGACCAACGCCAACATCTTGATCAAAAATGCGATCATGGACGCCGACGAGGTGAGGATCTTGGACAGCCTGTCAGACAGCTTTGAGACATTGACCGGCTACCGGTCAAAGACACTCAAGGGCAGAACGCAGCTGGCGGAGATTTTTTCCAAAGCGGACTTTCGCGGCCTCGGCAACCCCGACGGCACACAAGACCCCACAGGCGGAGGTGGCTTTAACACCTATCGCAGCCTGATTCTCAACACCTACAAGAAGAAGCGGCTGACCTGTCAAATGATCATCGTGGCTGGTGATTACATCCGTCTGGTCGTCCCCAAAGATGTCTGGTATTTAACATCCTTTGATAGCATTGCCAAAGGTCAGAGCCCGGCGGACGCCAACGCATCCGCAATTGAAGACATCATTCGGAGAGATGTCGAAAAACTCTCCTCTGCAGGAGACTTTGAGAAGGCACTTTCCTGGACAGGGGACTATGACAAGGTCGATGCTCAAATCGAGGGATTCATGCCGGGAATCGTGAAGCCCGCCGCCGCGAAAGAAGGAAGCCCAAAATGAAACCACCTGTTCACAGGAAGCGGCTCTCGCACTGGCCCCGCCATGCAGGCAGGATCTCGTGACAATACTCAGAGCGAGCTTTTACCAGATTGACGGTCAGGTCATTGGGACTGGTGGCATGAGGCACTGCATTTGAACTGGCCGTTGAAGGTGTGGATGCTGGCGTTTCCGCGCTGCGGCAGGTTCAGGCCGCGCTGGCGGCAGATGCGAAGGGGCGGTGATGGAATGGTGCTGTGCTTTCTTGAAGCATCAGCGCAGGGCCTATTCTACCACATTCTATGATGAAAAAGCATTCAAAGTGCTTGCGCTTTGCAGATCGGACCCAAGAGCTTGTGCATGGCCTTTCTATTCTCCTCCTCGCACCTGCCTGCCTCCCGAGTCCGTCGTCCTGCACTGGAGGACGATGATCATGATGAAAACCAGGAGGCGATGCCGCGCAGCGGCGGGGTGCGGGCCAGCAGCCACCTGGTGGGGCGGACGCCGGAGCCTGAGGCCGCACGCAGCACAGGCGGCTCCCCTGCCCCGCGCAGCAGCGGTGCCGGCATCGGCTGGATGGGCAGGCTGAAGGAGCTGGCGGAGCAGCCACAGCAGCACAGGCGCGCGGACTCTGCCGCACCAGATTCCGGCCCCCGGCGCGCGGATGAAGAGCATGAGCCGGATGCCGGGGCTGCGCATGATGAGGACGAGGCTCCTGGGGGCGAGACTGAGGAGGCCCCGGATCATGGGAGACATGAAGAACCTGAAACCACCAGCTCGTGGTATCACCCACCTGAGAGCGGGTCCTATCATCCCGATCCTGGATTCAACGTTCGACCGGAAGACATCGGCCATGTTTCATCTGATCCCGGTTTCAACATCCGCTCAGAAGACATCGGCACTGCATCACCCGATACTGGCTTCTACCAGCATCTGTCAGAAATCAAAGCGAACGACCCGCATGGTGAAGAGACGGGTCGTGCGCCCTCTTCCTCTCTGAACTGGAGAGGAAGCCTGAGCAGCGAGGGCCAAGGCCAGCCGCAGGGAAGCCAGCGCAGCGTGGGGCCGGATTCGCCGGCAGGTGCCACCCCTTCCAGCGGGCCCACGAGCGTGTTTCCAAACAGCCGTCTTTTTGAGATGCGCCCGCATCCTGCTCTGGCGAAAATATTTGGCTCGGGCAGCGAATCCGCACAGCATCTGCCGAGTGGCCAAGCAAGAGCAGAAAACCGTTTTCAAGATGACGCTAAGCCTGTGGCTGGACCTCGGAATGACGATCCCTCTTCTTTTGCAGCCCGATCAGACGCTTACGAAAAGAATCGGCAGGGTGACAGTCAAAGCCCGACTTCGCAAAACAGCGTGCAAATGCAGCAGATGCAGGCAGAGAACTCCAGAACACAGGGGGCGGCCAAACACCAGGATAGTGGTCAGCCGTTGAATATTTCACCCCCATTGTCGACTTCCCCCAGCGGCCAAATGAACACGCCAGATCCGGCGGCGTCTCCACCCACCACCGGCAAGGTTCGGTTCCTGACGGAAGGCGAGAAGTCTCTGGTGAGAGCCATTTTTGGAGACACCATCAAGAACCTGGACAAGATTGAAATCCACCATCACTCATACGTTCCCATTCTGACAAATCCCTGGACAATGGCACCCAATGGCAATGTTTATCTTGGCAAACACCTGCGACACATCAGAGATTTCAGCAAAGTCTGGTACACAGACCAGGCGGCACTCATCCATGAGATGACTCACGTGTGGCAGCATCAGAATGGGATGAATGTCGTGCTGCGGCGCCTCGTGAAGCCGCTGGCAGCTTACAACTACACCATACAGCCTGGAAAACCGTTTCACCAATACACCATGGAACAGCAGGCATCCATTGTGGAGGATTACTTCAGATCCATGCATGGTGAGACCTACACCAACAAACGCGCAGGCAAAAAAGGCCGCATTGTCTATCCTGCGGCAGTTTATAGAGATCTGATTCCATGGCTGAAGCACCCGCCCGTTCCAAATTCGCCGCCGCCCCCATGAACATCTTCCAACATCTAGCCCGCTGGCTCCTTTGTCTAACGGCGGCAGCCTTTCTGACCGCCTGCCCCTGCTGCATATCCGACGGCTACCGCACTGTGAACCTAATCTCCCATCCCGCTTCAGTGGCGGCACTGCAGCGAGGGGATCTGGCCGGTGCCATACGCATTCTGAAGCCGAGGTTGGCAGCCCATCCGAACAATGCCGAGCTGAGCTACACACTGGGCTGCGTGTATTTGGTGATGTCTGATACCATGTCGGCCCGTGCCACGAAATGTGAACTACAGACGCGTGGCTGGCGTCTGGTGGAGTCTGCGGCTGGCAGACACATTCCGGCGGAGATTCTGCTGGCGCATGCGCACCTCACCGGCTGCTGGGGCAAGCAGCCCAGCCCAGCCCTTTACCGCCAGCACAAAGAGATGGTCAACAAAGTGTATCAGGCACAGCAGCAGAAGCCGAGCGCGCTGGAATTCAACCATAGGGCTTGGGTAATGATCGGTCTGGGGCAACCGCGCACTCCCGAAGCCGGTCCCTGGCCTCCGGAACAGGCATCACCATCAGGCAAAGCTCGCTGAGCATGAATGGCCTCGCCAGATGGAGCAGCGTAAAGAAAAAGCAGGCTCTTCCCGCACCAGTGTTAATGATATTTTCCGCATGCCCCCCCTGCTGCACATCCCCCTGAAGCCAAGCCGGCAAACGATAAGCAGACGACTCCGCCACCGCTCCCTTAGAACCTGCTTTTACTTAAAAAATTGACACCCCTGGCACCATCCCAGTAAAACGTACGGCATGACCACTGAGACTGCCCAACCACTCTTCCGCCGTTTTTTCATGCCCGCCTTGTGTGCACTGCTCGGATGGCTCCTGGGTTTTTTGATGGACTACTACCACGGGCGCGGGTTTGGAAAGGCCTTGTTTGTGATAGATTTAACTGACCATGAGAAATATGTGGCTCTGGCTGCTTCGTTCGGTGCGTCACTTTTTTTCTGGAAGAGAAAGGCAAAAAAACCGACTCATGCCAGCTCGTTTTTTCAGCACTCCTTCAAAGCCCTGACGTCGTTGCTGATCCTGGCTTTCTTTCTGTACTGCCGCCTGCCAGCCAGCGCCCGAAACGCCGTCTTTAGAATGGGGATGACAAGCTTTTTGAGCCAGTTTCCTGATGAAGCCGCCACCCTTAAGATATTGCTGATTGAGAACAAACCTGACCCGGAAAAAAACCTCCCTTATGCTTCATACTACCCCATGGTCGGAGACGGCTCGCGATCCCGAATCATGCTGGCTAATATAGTCTATTCCAAGCCTTGCAACACCCTTGTCATTAAGGGGCATTTGAGATACATAGTCGCTGTCTTTTTGGATCATGTGGATGACGCAACGGCAAAAAAAGCGATTATTGAGGACGTCTGCAAATTTGCTAATTTTAGCGGACGCCCTTTGTTCTTCACCAAGGCATTCGGTCTGACCTTGGTTTGGGAAGATATTACTTAGCCAAGCTGGATGCTTGGCATGAAGGGCACTCTGACAAGCTCTGAAATCACAATGGGGGAGACTGGCAGCACCGGCTGCCGTCTGCGTTCTCGTCTGAAATCCACAGCATTATCTCACCTATTCCCTCACACGAACCAACGCACCTTCCACTGCAGCACGCGCCTTGGCGGAGGCGGGCTGGTTTTTTTTGACGGTGTCGGCTTTGAGCTGCTCATCGATGCTCTTGAGCAGCGCGGCTGTTTTTTCCTCCGTTGCAGTGGTGATGCTTTGCGCGACATCGGCGATGCGTGCGGCCATCTCCTGGCGCAGGGCTGGATAGGGAGCGCTGTGGGGCCAGAGGGTGTGGAGCATATGCAGCACGGCCTGCTGCTCTGCGGCGCTGAGGGCTGCGCCGTTTGCGGGCATGGGAGCAGTGGCGGGTTTGCCAAGCCAGCGCACACTGAGGAGCAGTTCGGGATCGCGGCCTGACCAGAGGTAGAGGTGTACGCGCAACTGCTCGAGATCGTGGGCATCGCTCCCGGGTGTGCCTTTGGCAGCGGCCATGCTGTGGGCGGCGGCGAGTGCGGCGCACTGCCAGGCGGGGGAGGAATGGAGATTGCCCAGTTCGTCGAGGCACTCGCCTATGAGATACCTATCCTCCCGGTCGGGCTGGGAGAGCCTCTGGAGCATGGCGGGATGCAGAACGGGGGCGGCGGCTGCGCCCATGGTCTTGAAGACTTCATACACCGGCTCGTAGAGCGAGCGCGGGCTGCGGGGATCCTGCACCAGCGGGAGCAGCTCTGCGGCGTAGGGGGCGGCTTTCTCCTCCATGCGCATGAGTGCGCACAGCGCCTCATGCCACACGTTGCTGTCGATGGAGTGCAGCAGGGGCTGGATGTGGCCGGCAAGGAACGAGGCGGGCAGGCCACGGAGCACAGCGGCGCGCATTTCAAGATCCTGATCCTGCAGCAGCGGCAGCAGTTCCTCGCGGATGAAGACGGCGGTCTGAGGGCTGGTGCCGATGCCTGCGAGCACCCTGGCGGCAGCATGGCGCAGGTCGGCTTCCTTCTCCTGCAAATACGGGCGCAGGATGCGGATGAAGGGCGCGGCCTGGGCGTCTGTGGGGATGGGGCAAAGGGCCTCAATGATGGGGAGCTGCATCCAGGGATTGGCCTTTTCCAGCGCGGGTGCGAGCTCGCTGCTGAGAGTGAGCGCGGCCTGACGCAGCGGCACAAAGGCGGAGCGCACGCTGCGGCGCAGGTCGCCATCGGCAGGATTCAGCAGCGGCAGCAGGGCTCTGACGACGGCGGGCGCATGATCAGAGCCCATTTTGGAAAGGGCATCGATGGCAGCGCATTGCACACGAGTGTCGGCATCTTGCAGCAGGGGGAAGATGTCTTTGAAATAGGTGGCGCTGCCTTCGCTGTGCTCTGCCAGCACGCTGATGGCCAAGTCCCGCACGATGCTGTCGGGATCGCGCAGCAGAGGGCGCACGTCTGGGAGGCAGGGCGCTGCGGCAGGGCCCATGCAGGAGAGTGTGAGGAGGATGCCGCGCCGCATATGGGCCTCGGTATGCCGCAGGCGTGGCAGCAGATGGAACAGCACGACCTCGGGCGCTGCCTTGCCTAGCTGTGCGAAGAAGGTGCTGTCCTCGGCGGGGTCGTCCAGCATGGGAAGCAGGATGGGTAGTGTGATAGAGGCTGCCTCCGGGCCGAGGGTACCGAGCAGCGATGGGATGCTGTAGCCTAGATCGGGATCCTTGAGCAGGGGCAGCAGCGCTCTGGCCACGGCGGGGGCCACCTCGGCAGCATTGGGCGGACGGGCCTGGCCGATATCCATGTCCTGCAGTGCACGCAGCACAAGCTCCCGCATCTCGAGATCGGTTTCATTCAAGAGAGGCAGCAGGGCCGTGGCGTAGGGGGCGGCGGCGCGGCCTGTCTCCAGCACGCAATGGATGATGCGCCTCTTCATTTCGGCGTCTGCCTTGTCCAGCAGGGGCAGCACGTGTGGCAGCACCATGGGTGCCACCTGCGGACCCAGGCCGTCCAGCGCAAGGATGGCCTTCCAGCTGAGATCGGTCCAACTGAGATCGAGATTCTCCTGCTGCACGATCATGGCAGTGAGCAGCCGCCCGGCCTCGGGGGTGAGCAGCGGCCCCATGCCGCGGAGGCCCATCATCGCGGTGATCCTCACCTCGGGGTCGGGGTCTTGCAGCAAGGGCATGAGGTCCGCCATTTTGAGGCAGCGCCTGGACCAGTAGCGCGCTCCGCAATAGTACGCCGCCTCTGCGCGCACCTGCGGAGAGGGATCCTGCATGGCAGCGCGGATGCCCGCCTGCTGCCAATCGGTGGGCGGTGTGGCCTCTGCGACGTATTTTTCCACCATCTCCGTGCCGTGCAATGTGCCTGTGGCGCCGGGGACGAGTGCGAAAATCAATGCGGCAAACCAAGTCCATGCCCAACTGTGCACCCCGGCACCAAGTGCTGTGGTATGAAATGACATGCGCCCATGAGACCACTGGTGCATGCGCTTGGGCAAGAGTTTTTTTAAATGAGCTGATGAGCCAGGCTGGCCGCTGCAGCATGACGATCTTCGATTCAGCCGGCTCATGCTCCTGCCACGTGCGGGATCAAAGAAAAGGCACCGCCAGAGACTGGCGGTGCCTTTGTTTTAAATGATGCGCTCTGCTGCAAGCCGGAGGCCTGCGCTGCGGGCGGGCGCGCTTACTTGGCGGCGGCCATGTCGGGGACGAAGGCGGCGGCGTTGGGGCTGCCGAGTCCGGTGACGAGGTCGAGGCCGGGGGTGGCGGTGTAGGCGCCGTTGCTGCCGGAGGTGATGTCGTAAAAGTCGGTGGCGTAGGCGCGGGTGGCGTCTGAGTAGATGTAGCTGCCGGTGCTGCTCATGCTGGTGGTGCGTGCGGCATTGATGAGCGCCTGCTGCGCGGCCCACTGGGGTGCACCTGCGCTGGTGCCGCCCACCTGGATCCAGCCGGTGGTGCCGTTGTAGTTGGAGATGTAAACAGGGAAGCCGGTGGCGGGGTCGGCATCGTAGCTGACATCGGGCACGGCACGGCGTGTGGCGGAGGTAAAGGTGGACTGCCAGGAGGGCTTGGCGTAGTAGGCGCTGAGTCCGCCGCCACTGCCGCTCCAGCCGGTCTCGGAGGTGACGGCGCCGGTGCTGCCGATCTGCAGGGTGGTGCCGCCGACGGCCACGACGTAGGGTGAGGCTGCGGGCCAGATGACGCCTGCGCCGCTGTCGCCAGAGGAGGCAAAGAAGGAGACGCCGGCTTTGTTGAAGTGGGAGTCGTAGCTGGCCTCAGAGGAGAACTCGGAGGAGCCCCAGCTCATGGAGACCTGCCTGGCACCGAGGGTTTTGACGGCGTAGTCCACGGCTCCGAGGAGATTGCTCAGGCTGGCGGATTTGGCGACGACGACGACGATGCGCGCACCGGGGGCCACGGCGTGGGCCCACTGCACGTCGAGGGAGGTCTCGAGCGCCCAGCCGCTGTTGGCGCTGGGTTTTCCCTGCGGATAATAGACGCCGAGGGTGGCCTGCGGGAGGCCAAAGGTGGTGCAGAAAACTTTGAGGTCATTGGCCAGGGAGGGGCTGCCGTAGGCATCAATGATGGCGATGGTCTGCCCGGCGCCGTTGCCAGTGATCTTGTCAAAGCCATAGGCATGGCGGATCTGCGCGGGAGTGTAGCCTGTGGGGCCGCTGGTGAGCTGCGGCGTGGCGCTGCTGGGGCCACGAGCCCAGAGCGGAGAGTGGGCGTGGATGCGATCCGTCTCGGGAGCGTGGCTGTCCACGTTTTCCGGAGGGCCTTCGTTTTGATCGACTCGGTGGTAGTTGCCATGCTTGTCGGCGGCGGAGAGTCCCGCAGAGAAGGCTGCGAGGGTGGAGGCGATGAGGAAGGAGCGCAGGTGGTTGGTGGGGCTCATATAAATATCATAAGCTCGCAGCCTTTATTTTGTCACCGAAATATATGGGGTAGCCTCGATGAGCTATCAGCCTAGCCCACAACGAACAAGAGCGGACGAGGAATTCTTAAACCCACGACTTGCATGCAAACCAGGTCTAAAGAAAAAACTTGGATGACA contains these protein-coding regions:
- a CDS encoding S53 family peptidase; this encodes MSPTNHLRSFLIASTLAAFSAGLSAADKHGNYHRVDQNEGPPENVDSHAPETDRIHAHSPLWARGPSSATPQLTSGPTGYTPAQIRHAYGFDKITGNGAGQTIAIIDAYGSPSLANDLKVFCTTFGLPQATLGVYYPQGKPSANSGWALETSLDVQWAHAVAPGARIVVVVAKSASLSNLLGAVDYAVKTLGARQVSMSWGSSEFSSEASYDSHFNKAGVSFFASSGDSGAGVIWPAASPYVVAVGGTTLQIGSTGAVTSETGWSGSGGGLSAYYAKPSWQSTFTSATRRAVPDVSYDADPATGFPVYISNYNGTTGWIQVGGTSAGAPQWAAQQALINAARTTSMSSTGSYIYSDATRAYATDFYDITSGSNGAYTATPGLDLVTGLGSPNAAAFVPDMAAAK
- a CDS encoding HEAT repeat domain-containing protein: MSFHTTALGAGVHSWAWTWFAALIFALVPGATGTLHGTEMVEKYVAEATPPTDWQQAGIRAAMQDPSPQVRAEAAYYCGARYWSRRCLKMADLMPLLQDPDPEVRITAMMGLRGMGPLLTPEAGRLLTAMIVQQENLDLSWTDLSWKAILALDGLGPQVAPMVLPHVLPLLDKADAEMKRRIIHCVLETGRAAAPYATALLPLLNETDLEMRELVLRALQDMDIGQARPPNAAEVAPAVARALLPLLKDPDLGYSIPSLLGTLGPEAASITLPILLPMLDDPAEDSTFFAQLGKAAPEVVLFHLLPRLRHTEAHMRRGILLTLSCMGPAAAPCLPDVRPLLRDPDSIVRDLAISVLAEHSEGSATYFKDIFPLLQDADTRVQCAAIDALSKMGSDHAPAVVRALLPLLNPADGDLRRSVRSAFVPLRQAALTLSSELAPALEKANPWMQLPIIEALCPIPTDAQAAPFIRILRPYLQEKEADLRHAAARVLAGIGTSPQTAVFIREELLPLLQDQDLEMRAAVLRGLPASFLAGHIQPLLHSIDSNVWHEALCALMRMEEKAAPYAAELLPLVQDPRSPRSLYEPVYEVFKTMGAAAAPVLHPAMLQRLSQPDREDRYLIGECLDELGNLHSSPAWQCAALAAAHSMAAAKGTPGSDAHDLEQLRVHLYLWSGRDPELLLSVRWLGKPATAPMPANGAALSAAEQQAVLHMLHTLWPHSAPYPALRQEMAARIADVAQSITTATEEKTAALLKSIDEQLKADTVKKNQPASAKARAAVEGALVRVRE
- a CDS encoding tetratricopeptide repeat protein encodes the protein MAEAPARSKFAAAPMNIFQHLARWLLCLTAAAFLTACPCCISDGYRTVNLISHPASVAALQRGDLAGAIRILKPRLAAHPNNAELSYTLGCVYLVMSDTMSARATKCELQTRGWRLVESAAGRHIPAEILLAHAHLTGCWGKQPSPALYRQHKEMVNKVYQAQQQKPSALEFNHRAWVMIGLGQPRTPEAGPWPPEQASPSGKAR